The following nucleotide sequence is from Dehalococcoidia bacterium.
CGCCGGCGTGCCCCGCCCGCTGGATCGCGAGAGCTACATGGGGTTTCTCGCCGCCGCGATCGCCGCCTTCCCGGACTTGGAAGAGCAGGTTGAGGAGATGGTGGCCGATGGCGACAAGGTCGCCGTGCGCGGCACGTCTCGCGGCACCCACCGCAACGAGTTTCAGGGCATGGCGCCGACGGGGAACCGCATCGAAGTCGGCTGGACCGACATCTTCCGCGTTTCCATGGGCAAGATCGTGGGGAATCACGCGCGGCTCGACTACTACAGCCTGCAGACCCAGCTTGCCGCCAAGTCCGCGCCTACCGCCGCGCCCTCGACGACCTAAGCGGCGCTCAGCCGCCGCAGCCGGTGTCTGATCACTCCAGATAGGTAAGGAAGCCCGATGACACTGTTCGATTGCGTGATCCGCGGCGGGCGCGTGGTGGACGGCTCCAGCCCAGCGTTCGAACTCGCCGCGCGGGCACTGTGAGCAGGTTCACCGCGCGCCGGGAACCAACTTCACGGCGGCGATGCATCCGGGGCGCGTACGGTGGTGTCACCGGAATGGCGGGGGAACGCCACCCGGATGACAACGCTAACGACAAGGAGGCGCGCCCGATGCTGATTCATCCAAGCTGGGTCATGCTCAATCCGCAGCCGCTGCCGCCCGGGGCATGGGTCATGCTCAACCCGCAGCCGCTGCCGCCACGGGTGTACAGCCCGCTCGCCGAGCGCGGCATTATCATCGTCGGCGGCTAAGCCAGCGGCCGATCGCACGATCGCGCAGCCGGTCTTTGCCAGCCGTCGCGCCGAAGCCGCCCACCTCATTGAGCTGAGGTGGGCGGCTTCGGCGCGCTTCCCGATACACGGCGAATCGTCACGATGCCCGCCGCGGCGCGCCGTCAACCGTTGACGCGCGCGCGGTGGCCACGTACGCTGGCGAACGATCGCTGCGTTCCGAGGTGACGACGATGCTGTTCCGCCCGCTCCTGCCGTCCGCATCGGCGGGCTGACGGCCGGCGCTGCCGGCTCCGCCACCCTCCGATGACCGCGGACGGCTCCCGTCCGCGGTTTTGTGATGCCCGCGGGGGTGGCGCGTGCGAGCGATTCGGATTCCGCGGCTCTTCCACAATCGCGACTATCTGCTGCTCTGGGCCGGTCAGACCGTCTCGGCCACCGGCACGAGCGTCAGCGATCTCGCCTTCCCGCTGCTGGTGCTCGCGCTGACACACTCGGCTGCCGCGGCAGGAGCGGTCGCGGCGCTGCGGGCGCTGCCGGCGCTGCTGTTCATGCTGCCCGGCGGCGCGCTGGTTGACCGCTGGGACCGGCGGCGCACCATGCTCTTTTGTGACGCCGGCCGCGCGCTGAGCCTTGCAGCGATTGTGCTCGCGTTCGCACTCGGGCGGCTCACGCTCGCGCTGGTCTGCCTCGTCGCCTTCGTGGAGGGATCGCTCGGCGTCGTCTTCGGACTGGCGGAGACCGCCTGCCTGCCTCACGTCGTGCCGGCCGAGCAGTTGGCCGCCGCGGTCGCGCAGAGCGAGGTCACGGAGGGCGCGGTGGCGCTGGTCGGGCCGTCGCTGGGCGGACTATTGTTCGCCGCGGGCCGGGCGCTGCCGTTTCTCTGCGACGCTGCTTCGTACGCCGCCTCACTGGCCGGGCTGCTCGCCATGCGCGTGCGGCTTCAGGGCGAGCGCACTGCGGTGCACGAACCGCTGCACCGCGAGGTGCGGGAGGCCGTCGTCTGGCTGTGGCGGCAGCCGCTGCTGCGCGGTATGACCATGCTCAACCTTGGTGGCGCGCTCGCCTCGCCGGCAATGCCGCTGATCGTGATCGTGCTCGCCCAACGTCAGCACGCCGGCGCCGGGGCGATCGGCCTGATCTTCGCCGCGGAGGGCGCGGGAATGATCCTCGGTGCGCTGCTGGGGATCTGGAGTGAGCGACGCCTGCGCGTCGGACAGGCTGTGCTGCTCTGCCGCGGCGCCGGGCTGCTGCTCTGGCTGCTGCTCGCCGTGGCGCCGAACGCG
It contains:
- a CDS encoding ester cyclase, translated to MSIEENKALVHHFLSEGVNAHDLGAIGSLLAPEFVAHVAGVPRPLDRESYMGFLAAAIAAFPDLEEQVEEMVADGDKVAVRGTSRGTHRNEFQGMAPTGNRIEVGWTDIFRVSMGKIVGNHARLDYYSLQTQLAAKSAPTAAPSTT
- a CDS encoding MFS transporter, whose translation is MRAIRIPRLFHNRDYLLLWAGQTVSATGTSVSDLAFPLLVLALTHSAAAAGAVAALRALPALLFMLPGGALVDRWDRRRTMLFCDAGRALSLAAIVLAFALGRLTLALVCLVAFVEGSLGVVFGLAETACLPHVVPAEQLAAAVAQSEVTEGAVALVGPSLGGLLFAAGRALPFLCDAASYAASLAGLLAMRVRLQGERTAVHEPLHREVREAVVWLWRQPLLRGMTMLNLGGALASPAMPLIVIVLAQRQHAGAGAIGLIFAAEGAGMILGALLGIWSERRLRVGQAVLLCRGAGLLLWLLLAVAPNAFALGVIAFAFGLIDPIEDVPYFSERHRLIPDEIEGRVLAVCRLAPSLTRPPGLLLVGVLLQRLGAVSTVLIAAAWLAALLAVVGLSPALRQAPNPAAVRDAV